In a single window of the Scyliorhinus canicula chromosome 1, sScyCan1.1, whole genome shotgun sequence genome:
- the pigv gene encoding palmitoyltransferase ZDHHC18-A isoform X2: protein MYCSLVICGRRKIPERSMIFNSLIPDHRADAFRAPQLHSSSFGDALLETLLSGFSRWDAQHFLFIAEFGYIYEHNFAFQPLFPVSLRAVAETVLRPLQWLLNLHSRLLLAAVLLNTAIFVLSAVVLYQLSVAVLQDRKLASLSSLLFCLTPASVFMSAAYSESMFMLLAFSGMLHLEKGKPLTSCILFSLSTAVRSNGIVNAGFLFYSQLRQCSLYVKHKVKVTEKDLYKSWLNLFLWSVLLVTGGTVMIVLPFVLFQCYGYLTFCESTVNAALDIPPPLLQLARDKGYRVPDKDSDLPSWCHHRYPIIYSYIQDTYWNVGFLRYYQLCQLPNFLLAFPVVVLGVWAAWQFVHADPWYCVQLGLTCRKLKEETEKDSHLLYGFHGHRVFVYIVHATALLAFGICFMHIQVVTRFLASSSPILYWFAAHLLLEVEPGHLAKDPATSPYVYKFGIFPRNQLTALLWAWRGCSLTARCVLGYFLLYWFLGLVLHCNFLPWT from the exons ATGTACTGTTCTCTGGTGATTTGTGGacgcaggaagatcccagaaagaTCA ATGATTTTTAATTCTCTGATTCCTGATCACAGAGCAGATGCATTCCGAGCACCTCAATTGCACAGTTCAAGCTTCGGCGATGCATTACTGGAGACCCTCTTAAGCGGTTTCTCTCGCTGGGATGCACAGCACTTCCTGTTTATCGCAGAATTTGGGTACATCTATGAGCATAACTTTGCTTTCCAGCCATTGTTTCCAGTGAGTCTCCGGGCAGTGGCAGAGACAGTGCTCAGACCCCTCCAATGGCTGCTGAATCTTCATAGTCGGCTGCTGCTTGCAGCAGTGCTACTGAACACGGCGATCTTTGTTCTGTCAGCAGTTGTTCTGTACCAACTGAGTGTCGCTGTACTCCAGGATCGCAAGCTGGCCTCTCTCTCCAGCCTTCTCTTCTGCCTCACCCCAGCCAGTGTCTTCATGTCTGCAGCTTATTCTGAAAGCATGTTTATGCTGTTGGCCTTCAGTGGAATGCTGCACCTGGAGAAGGGGAAACCTTTGACCAGTTGCATTCTGTTTTCCTTGTCGACAGCAGTTCGCTCCAATGGGATTGTAAATGCTGGATTTCTGTTTTACTCCCAGTTGAGGCAATGTTCTTTGTATGTAAAACACAAGGTAAAGGTTACAGAAAAGGACTTGTACAAATCATGGTTGAATCTCTTCCTTTGGTCTGTGCTGCTAGTGACTGGAGGAACAGTGATGATCGTGTTGCCTTTTGTACTTTTTCAGTGTTACGGATACCTCACATTctgtgaatcaactgtgaatGCAGCCCTGGACAttcctccacctctgctgcagcTGGCCAGGGACAAGGGCTATCGTGTCCCTGACAAGGATAGTGATCTGCCCAGTTGGTGCCATCACCGATACCCCATTATATATTCTTACATTCAAGACACATATTGGAATGTGGGCTTCCTGAGATATTACCAACTCTGCCAGTTGCCCAACTTCCTGCTAGCATTCCCAGTTGTGGTTTTGGGAGTGTGGGCAGCCTGGCAGTTTGTGCATGCTGATCCTTGGTATTGTGTACAGCTGGGTCTGACCTGCAGAAAGCTGAAGGAAGAAACTGAAAAGGACAGCCATCTACTGTATGGCTTCCATGGACACAGAGTGTTTGTCTATATTGTTCATGCGACAGCACTGCTGGCATTTGGCATTTGCTTCATGCACATCCAG GTTGTAACCAGATTCCTAGCCTCTTCCTCACCCATCCTGTACTGGTTTGCTGCTCATCTGCTCCTGGAAGTGGAGCCAGGACACTTGGCTAAGGACCCTGCAACCTCACCGTACGTCTACAAGTTTGGGATTTTCCCCAGAAACCAGCTCACTGctctgctgtgggcctggagaggCTGCAGTCTAACTGCACGCTGTGTTCTTGGATATTTTTTACTGTACTGGTTCCTTGGACTCGTTTTGCATTGCAACTTTCTTCCATGGACCTGA
- the pigv gene encoding palmitoyltransferase ZDHHC18-A isoform X1 — translation MTVSDLRSIVHFALCSRILTILFQMIFNSLIPDHRADAFRAPQLHSSSFGDALLETLLSGFSRWDAQHFLFIAEFGYIYEHNFAFQPLFPVSLRAVAETVLRPLQWLLNLHSRLLLAAVLLNTAIFVLSAVVLYQLSVAVLQDRKLASLSSLLFCLTPASVFMSAAYSESMFMLLAFSGMLHLEKGKPLTSCILFSLSTAVRSNGIVNAGFLFYSQLRQCSLYVKHKVKVTEKDLYKSWLNLFLWSVLLVTGGTVMIVLPFVLFQCYGYLTFCESTVNAALDIPPPLLQLARDKGYRVPDKDSDLPSWCHHRYPIIYSYIQDTYWNVGFLRYYQLCQLPNFLLAFPVVVLGVWAAWQFVHADPWYCVQLGLTCRKLKEETEKDSHLLYGFHGHRVFVYIVHATALLAFGICFMHIQVVTRFLASSSPILYWFAAHLLLEVEPGHLAKDPATSPYVYKFGIFPRNQLTALLWAWRGCSLTARCVLGYFLLYWFLGLVLHCNFLPWT, via the exons ATGACAGTGTCTGACCTCCGGTCGATCGTGCATTTTGCCCTTTGTTCCAGAATCCTGACCATTCTTTTCCAG ATGATTTTTAATTCTCTGATTCCTGATCACAGAGCAGATGCATTCCGAGCACCTCAATTGCACAGTTCAAGCTTCGGCGATGCATTACTGGAGACCCTCTTAAGCGGTTTCTCTCGCTGGGATGCACAGCACTTCCTGTTTATCGCAGAATTTGGGTACATCTATGAGCATAACTTTGCTTTCCAGCCATTGTTTCCAGTGAGTCTCCGGGCAGTGGCAGAGACAGTGCTCAGACCCCTCCAATGGCTGCTGAATCTTCATAGTCGGCTGCTGCTTGCAGCAGTGCTACTGAACACGGCGATCTTTGTTCTGTCAGCAGTTGTTCTGTACCAACTGAGTGTCGCTGTACTCCAGGATCGCAAGCTGGCCTCTCTCTCCAGCCTTCTCTTCTGCCTCACCCCAGCCAGTGTCTTCATGTCTGCAGCTTATTCTGAAAGCATGTTTATGCTGTTGGCCTTCAGTGGAATGCTGCACCTGGAGAAGGGGAAACCTTTGACCAGTTGCATTCTGTTTTCCTTGTCGACAGCAGTTCGCTCCAATGGGATTGTAAATGCTGGATTTCTGTTTTACTCCCAGTTGAGGCAATGTTCTTTGTATGTAAAACACAAGGTAAAGGTTACAGAAAAGGACTTGTACAAATCATGGTTGAATCTCTTCCTTTGGTCTGTGCTGCTAGTGACTGGAGGAACAGTGATGATCGTGTTGCCTTTTGTACTTTTTCAGTGTTACGGATACCTCACATTctgtgaatcaactgtgaatGCAGCCCTGGACAttcctccacctctgctgcagcTGGCCAGGGACAAGGGCTATCGTGTCCCTGACAAGGATAGTGATCTGCCCAGTTGGTGCCATCACCGATACCCCATTATATATTCTTACATTCAAGACACATATTGGAATGTGGGCTTCCTGAGATATTACCAACTCTGCCAGTTGCCCAACTTCCTGCTAGCATTCCCAGTTGTGGTTTTGGGAGTGTGGGCAGCCTGGCAGTTTGTGCATGCTGATCCTTGGTATTGTGTACAGCTGGGTCTGACCTGCAGAAAGCTGAAGGAAGAAACTGAAAAGGACAGCCATCTACTGTATGGCTTCCATGGACACAGAGTGTTTGTCTATATTGTTCATGCGACAGCACTGCTGGCATTTGGCATTTGCTTCATGCACATCCAG GTTGTAACCAGATTCCTAGCCTCTTCCTCACCCATCCTGTACTGGTTTGCTGCTCATCTGCTCCTGGAAGTGGAGCCAGGACACTTGGCTAAGGACCCTGCAACCTCACCGTACGTCTACAAGTTTGGGATTTTCCCCAGAAACCAGCTCACTGctctgctgtgggcctggagaggCTGCAGTCTAACTGCACGCTGTGTTCTTGGATATTTTTTACTGTACTGGTTCCTTGGACTCGTTTTGCATTGCAACTTTCTTCCATGGACCTGA